The Opitutales bacterium ASA1 genome window below encodes:
- the glmS gene encoding glutamine--fructose-6-phosphate transaminase (isomerizing) translates to MCGIVGYIGKQTVKPVLLEGLKRLEYRGYDSAGIAVFTEEGFKVTKTTGRVAGLTRLTAREPMKGTLGISHTRWATHGGVTEANAHPHVSSDGKIALVHNGVIENYNDMKRFLKEKGYTFSSETDTEALSNLVAYHYAKEPPATNGKSRLFIAVRKALRHVEGTYGVAVMCTDYPDELIGARKGSPLIVGVGQGEYLLASDVSAIVTHTSNVVYLKDDEVVSIKRDGFQVVTTNEDGVEAKIDKISWNVEDAELGDFPHFMLKEIFDQPASLENAMRGRFSDDGSTAKFGGLNMTPRELRQIDRILFTACGTAWHACLVAEYLIERFARIPVEVEYASEFRYRNAPLDKNTLVFVITQSGETIDTLGALREAQRKGYKALAITNVVGSTIARESDGGIYQHAGPEIGVASTKAFTSQIMIAAMLALYLGRLRDMSFADGVVMVQALKSVPDYVRKILDQADRIHAIAKRYAHHADFLFLGRQAMFPIALEGALKLKEISYIHAEGYPAAEMKHGPIALISEECPSVFFAMSGENWQKVVSNIQEVKARKGKVILVHSEECPIPEDLADETIVIPEAHESIMPVLATIPVQLLSYYIAVERGCDVDKPRNLAKSVTVE, encoded by the coding sequence ATGTGCGGAATCGTAGGCTACATCGGCAAACAAACGGTCAAACCGGTCCTGCTCGAGGGACTCAAGCGGCTCGAGTATCGCGGCTACGATTCCGCGGGCATCGCCGTCTTCACCGAAGAAGGATTCAAGGTCACCAAGACCACCGGCCGCGTCGCGGGGCTCACCCGACTCACCGCGCGTGAGCCCATGAAGGGGACGCTCGGCATCAGCCACACGCGCTGGGCCACCCACGGCGGCGTCACCGAAGCCAACGCCCACCCGCACGTCTCCAGCGACGGCAAGATCGCGCTCGTCCACAACGGCGTGATCGAGAACTACAACGACATGAAGCGGTTCCTCAAAGAGAAGGGCTACACCTTCTCTTCCGAGACGGACACCGAAGCGTTGAGCAATCTCGTCGCGTACCACTACGCCAAGGAGCCGCCCGCGACCAACGGCAAGAGCCGCCTCTTCATCGCCGTACGCAAGGCCCTCCGCCACGTCGAAGGCACCTACGGCGTCGCCGTCATGTGCACCGATTACCCCGACGAACTGATCGGCGCCCGTAAGGGTTCGCCACTCATCGTCGGCGTGGGCCAAGGCGAATACCTCCTCGCCAGCGACGTCTCCGCGATCGTCACGCACACCAGCAACGTCGTCTACCTCAAGGACGACGAGGTCGTGAGCATCAAGCGCGACGGCTTCCAAGTCGTGACGACCAATGAAGACGGCGTGGAAGCCAAGATCGACAAGATCAGTTGGAACGTCGAGGACGCCGAACTCGGCGACTTCCCGCACTTCATGCTCAAGGAGATATTCGATCAGCCCGCGTCGCTCGAGAACGCGATGCGCGGTCGGTTCTCCGACGACGGCAGCACGGCCAAGTTCGGCGGCCTGAACATGACGCCGCGCGAACTGCGCCAGATCGACCGCATTCTCTTCACCGCGTGCGGCACGGCGTGGCACGCCTGCCTCGTGGCCGAGTATTTGATCGAGCGTTTCGCGCGCATTCCGGTCGAGGTCGAGTACGCCTCCGAGTTCCGCTACCGCAACGCCCCACTCGACAAGAACACGCTGGTCTTCGTCATCACGCAGTCGGGCGAGACGATCGACACCCTCGGCGCGCTGCGCGAAGCCCAGCGCAAAGGCTACAAGGCGCTCGCCATCACCAACGTCGTCGGGTCCACCATCGCCCGCGAGTCGGACGGCGGCATTTATCAACACGCCGGTCCCGAGATCGGCGTGGCCTCGACCAAGGCTTTCACCTCGCAGATCATGATCGCGGCGATGCTCGCGCTCTACCTCGGTCGCCTCCGCGACATGAGCTTCGCCGACGGCGTCGTCATGGTGCAGGCCTTGAAGTCCGTGCCCGACTACGTGCGCAAGATCCTCGATCAGGCGGATCGCATCCACGCCATCGCGAAGAGATACGCGCACCACGCCGACTTCCTCTTCCTCGGCCGGCAGGCGATGTTCCCGATCGCGCTCGAAGGCGCGCTCAAGCTCAAGGAGATCTCCTACATCCACGCCGAGGGCTATCCCGCGGCCGAGATGAAGCACGGTCCGATCGCGCTCATCAGCGAGGAGTGTCCGAGCGTGTTCTTCGCCATGTCCGGCGAGAACTGGCAGAAGGTCGTCTCGAACATCCAAGAGGTGAAGGCGCGCAAGGGAAAGGTGATCCTCGTGCATTCCGAAGAGTGCCCGATCCCCGAAGACCTCGCCGACGAGACGATCGTGATTCCCGAGGCGCACGAATCGATCATGCCCGTGCTCGCGACCATCCCGGTGCAGTTGCTCAGTTACTACATCGCGGTCGAGCGCGGCTGCGACGTCGACAAGCCCCGCAACCTCGCCAAGTCCGTCACGGTGGAGTGA
- the polX gene encoding DNA polymerase/3'-5' exonuclease PolX, with product MNRSDIAAALEEIALLLELQGENPFKVRAYQNGARTIETLTEDLDRVIAEERLAEIKGIGDALAKKILELHGTGRLEFLEKQRAAVPPGLIAMMEIPGMGAKKVRALHTKLGVDSIDALAAACRDGRVATLDGFGEKTQQKILDGIKNREAYGKRHLWWDAFEIAEPILAGLRALPAVRRAEHAGSLRRNLETVGDLDFIVAAEEPASVMAWFTSMAGVVEVTAHGETKSSVRLAGGIQADLRVVPEAQFVFALHHFTGSKEHNVLMRQRALARGWSLSEWGLTIAEGKTADSAPPTRAADEAALFAALGLAWIPPELREGSGEIEAAERGAFPRLIETADLRGSFHNHTTESDGRDTLVGMVAAAGRLGWEYLGIADHSKASFQANGLSEARVLAQLETIRRLNASGGAPVHVFAGIECDILADGRLDLPDEVLAQLDYVVVSVHNALGQPEDEMTRRIVRAVEHPLATMLGHATGRLLLAREPSKVDLARVIDACAANDVIIELNANPRRLDLDWRWWRRATEKGVLCSINPDAHAADQLGFVDAGVRVARKGWITPEHVINTLSLEQVRNLLLRRKS from the coding sequence ATGAACCGAAGCGACATCGCCGCGGCGCTCGAAGAGATCGCGCTGCTGCTCGAATTGCAGGGCGAAAACCCGTTCAAGGTGCGCGCATATCAGAACGGCGCTCGCACCATCGAGACGCTGACGGAGGATCTCGATCGGGTCATCGCCGAGGAGCGCCTCGCGGAGATCAAGGGTATCGGCGACGCGCTCGCGAAGAAGATCTTGGAACTGCACGGTACCGGGCGACTCGAGTTTCTCGAGAAACAGCGTGCCGCCGTCCCGCCGGGGTTGATCGCGATGATGGAGATCCCAGGCATGGGCGCGAAAAAGGTGCGCGCGTTGCACACGAAACTCGGCGTCGACTCCATCGATGCGCTCGCGGCCGCTTGTCGCGACGGTCGCGTGGCCACGCTCGATGGATTCGGCGAGAAAACCCAGCAAAAGATCCTCGACGGGATCAAGAACCGCGAAGCCTACGGCAAACGCCACCTGTGGTGGGACGCGTTCGAAATCGCAGAGCCGATCCTCGCCGGATTACGCGCGCTGCCTGCCGTGCGCCGCGCCGAGCACGCCGGCAGCCTGCGCCGCAACCTCGAGACGGTCGGCGATCTCGACTTCATCGTCGCCGCCGAGGAGCCCGCTTCCGTGATGGCGTGGTTCACCTCGATGGCGGGCGTCGTCGAGGTCACGGCTCACGGGGAGACCAAGTCGAGTGTGCGGCTCGCCGGTGGCATTCAGGCCGACCTGCGTGTGGTGCCGGAGGCGCAGTTCGTGTTCGCGCTGCATCACTTCACCGGCTCGAAGGAGCACAACGTCCTCATGCGTCAGCGTGCGCTCGCACGCGGGTGGAGCCTGAGCGAGTGGGGGTTGACCATCGCAGAAGGAAAAACCGCCGACTCCGCGCCGCCCACGCGAGCGGCGGACGAAGCGGCGTTGTTCGCGGCGCTCGGGCTGGCGTGGATACCGCCGGAACTGCGCGAGGGCTCAGGCGAGATCGAAGCGGCGGAGCGCGGAGCGTTTCCGCGCCTGATCGAGACCGCCGATCTGCGCGGCTCGTTTCACAACCACACCACCGAGTCCGACGGACGCGACACGCTCGTCGGCATGGTTGCCGCCGCAGGTAGGCTCGGTTGGGAATATCTCGGCATCGCCGACCACTCCAAGGCGTCCTTTCAGGCCAACGGGCTGAGCGAGGCCCGCGTGCTCGCCCAGCTCGAGACGATTCGCAGGCTCAACGCCTCCGGCGGCGCGCCGGTGCACGTCTTTGCCGGCATCGAGTGCGACATCCTCGCCGACGGACGGCTCGACCTGCCGGACGAGGTGCTCGCGCAGCTCGACTACGTCGTCGTCTCGGTCCACAACGCGCTCGGTCAACCCGAGGACGAAATGACCCGCCGCATCGTCCGCGCCGTCGAACATCCGCTCGCTACGATGCTCGGTCACGCCACCGGCCGGCTGCTCCTCGCCCGCGAACCGAGCAAGGTCGATCTTGCCCGCGTGATCGACGCCTGCGCCGCCAACGACGTGATCATCGAACTCAACGCCAACCCCCGCCGCCTCGATCTCGACTGGCGTTGGTGGCGACGTGCGACGGAAAAGGGCGTGCTCTGCAGCATCAACCCCGACGCCCACGCCGCCGACCAGCTCGGTTTCGTCGACGCCGGCGTGCGTGTCGCCCGCAAGGGCTGGATCACGCCGGAACACGTGATCAATACGCTCTCCCTCGAGCAGGTGCGCAACCTCCTGCTTCGGCGCAAGTCCTAG